The Podospora pseudocomata strain CBS 415.72m chromosome 3, whole genome shotgun sequence genome window below encodes:
- a CDS encoding hypothetical protein (EggNog:ENOG503NZ5V; COG:S), whose protein sequence is MASSNGVSLPPDENRGPEILAICGTLVALSVLIVGLRIWVRARMIGQVGIDDWTIITATTVIFVEMMIIIPQVHYGAGRHVQYIEPPSNVTKGLHLNFVTQPLCLIALCLTKVSVGFFLLRLTPSKRFRRFVIGMIIFTVLSATGNFLTVFFQCQPLAFTWGGVSEGKCMPPDNLKFAAFFNSSVAVLSDIIFALLPVPMLWKVQLNWRVKSAVAAILALGVFAAVAAIVKITFLGSYGKHGDFLWDSADLTIWTTIEICTAIIAASFPCLKPLFKTLFDGSSARISGYGSGYKGYVRDTNNGTKSGNRNTLRSKGTVTVTAGGNDTEFELYGGKKFSSDVKAGNASSTSMGSEASILKETTRGDGITKTTSVCVSSVRDEETGR, encoded by the exons atggcaaGCAGCAACGGCGTCTCGCTCCCTCCCGACGAGAATAGGGGTCCCGAGATCCTCGCTATTTGCGGTACGCTGGTGGCTCTTTCTGTGCTCATTGTAGGCTTGAGGATATGGGTCCGGGCTCGCATGATCGGGCAGGTCGGCATCGACGACTGGACCATCATCACTGCCACG ACGGTCATTTTTgtggagatgatgatcaTCATCCCGCAGGTTCACTATGGAGCAGGACGACACGTCCAGTACATCGAGCCCCCTTCCAACGTCACGAAGGGCCTTCATCTCAACTTTGTCACCCAGCCGCTATGCCTCATTGCTCTTTGCCTGACCAAGGTAAGCGTGGGCTTCTTCCTGCTCCGCTTAACTCCATCCAAGAGGTTCCGAAGATTCGTGATTGGCATGATCATCTTTACTGTCCTATCTGCAACCGGAAACTTCT TAACTGTCTTCTTCCAATGCCAACCCCTCGCCTTTACCTGGGGGGGTGTCAGCGAAGGGAAATGCATGCCTCCTGATAACCTCAAGTTtgccgccttcttcaatTCATCTGTTGCCGTTCTGAGCGATATCATTTTCGCCCTTTTACCGGTCCCCATGTTATGGAAGGTGCAGCTCAACTGGAGAGTCAAGAGTGCCGTGGCGGCTATCCTGGCCTTGGGTGTTTtcgctgctgttgctgccattGTCAAGATTACCTTCCTGGGGTCTTACGGAAAACACGGAGACTTCCTCTGGGACTCTGCGGACCTTACCATCTG GACAACAATCGAGATCTgcaccgccatcatcgccgccagcTTCCCATGCCTCAAGCCCCTCTTCAAGACCTTGTTCGACGGCTCTTCAGCCCGCATCAGCGGCTACGGCTCCGGCTACAAGGGCTACGTCCgcgacaccaacaacggtACAAAGAGTGGCAACAGAAACACACTCCGGTCAAAGGGCACAGTCACGGTCACCGCAGGCGGCAACGATACCGAGTTCGAGCTATATGGTGGCAAGAAGTTCTCCTCGGATGTCAAGGCTGGCAATGCTTCCAGCACGAGTATGGGTTCTGAAGCAAGCATTCTCAAGGAAACCACCAGAGGGGACGGCATCACCAAGACAACATCGGTGTGTGTGTCTAGTGTCAGGGACGAGGAGACGGGCAGATGA
- a CDS encoding hypothetical protein (COG:S; EggNog:ENOG503PCVX) — translation MKAASILGSVLLAAVSVQGHVVPQSRDTPVEDLASEEPSQITSLLEEAKAKVINQVAFNERKMRKRGLTPSCTVDKLRFRREYGSLSTSERLAYVNAVKCLQTLPPLTPASVAPGARSRFDDFIVTHIQQTLNIHFSGNFQPWHRWYVYQYEKALRVECGYNGSQPYWDWPKYSSAPQDSPLFNGDPYSLGGNGEYIPHDGPVIVPPPGVGGGNIQLPAGLGGGYVTTGPFANMTINLGPVGGLEGVPAGPLGGLGYNPRGLKRDIGPAMNQRYANWTTVLTLLSQPNIDAFRHVSEGVPYTPEIGPHGGMHYNIGGDPGGDLFTSPGDPAFWVHHGQMDRMWAVWQALGSSFSTTRYTDLGSGPYAHQSWANEPPSPLTPLTEVLDMGYAAPSTTIANVMSTTGGEFCYFYL, via the exons ATGAAGGCCGCCAGCATTCTTGGATCTGTCCTCCTGGCAGCTGTCTCCGTTCAGGGGCATGTCGTCCCACAGTCCAGAGACACCCCGGTCGAGGACCTCGCGTCTGAGGAGCCATCGCAGATCACTTCGCTGCttgaggaagccaaggcGAAAGTCATCAACCAGGTCGCCTTCAATGAGCGCAAGATGCGCAAGCGCGGGCTCACGCCATCTTGCACAGTTGACAAATTGCGGTTTCGTCGGGAGTA TGGCTCTCTCTCGACCTCTGAACGTCTCGCCTACGTCAACGCTGTCAAGTGTCTCCAgacccttccccctctcacACCTGCCAGTGTCGCGCCGGGAGCAAGGTCTCGGTTCGATGACTTTATCGTGACCCATATCCAGCAAaccctcaacatccactTCAGCGGCAACTTCCAGCCATGGCATCGATGGTACGTCTACCAGTACGAGAAGGCTCTCCGTGTGGAGTGCGGCTACAACGGGTCTCAGCCCTACTGGGACTGGCCCAAGTACTCATCGGCCCCTCAAgactcccccctcttcaacggCGACCCTTACAGTCTCGGCGGCAACGGGGAGTACATCCCTCATGATGGCCCCGTCATCGTGCCTCCTCCcggcgtcggcggcggcaacatCCAGCTTCCCGCCGGCCTCGGAGGCGGCTATGTCACGACCGGCCCCTTCGCCAACATGACCATCAACTTGGGACCCGTCGGTGGTCTGGAGGGAGTGCCTGCTGGTCCTCTCGGTGGTCTTGGTTACAACCCGCGTGGTCTCAAGAGAGACATCGGCCCGGCTATGAACCAGCGCTACGCCAATTGGACCACcgtcctcaccctcctctctcaGCCCAACATTGATGCCTTCCGCCACGTCTCCGAAGGTGTCCCCTACACCCCGGAGATCGGCCCCCACGGAGGCATGCACTATAACATCGGTGGTGATCCTGGCGGTGatctcttcacctcccctgGCGATCCCGCCTTCTGGGTGCATCACGGACAGATGGATCGCATGTGGGCCGTGTGGCAGGCCCTGGGCTCTTCCTTCAGCACCACCCGCTACACCGACCTGGGTTCTGGTCCTTATGCCCACCAGAGCTGGGCCAACgagcccccttcccccttgaCTCCCCTGACCGAGGTCCTTGACATGGGCTATGCTGCCCCGTCGACCACCATTGCCAACGTCATGTCCACCACTGGCGGGGAGTTCTGCTACTTTTACCTCTAG